One genomic region from Pseudanabaena sp. FACHB-2040 encodes:
- a CDS encoding Tab2/Atab2 family RNA-binding protein has translation MGSVWELDFYSRPILDENQKKVWEVLICEGLQTVNAEAREPFRFSKFLSNSEVNSIKLKEAIEEALAQAPARPSRIRFFRYQMQNMISRACEDAGLSAKASRRTLTLQQWLDDRKQNFYPHQPGYTNAPAPTVAAPPPSPQPLPDALMGQKWAFVTLEAAALQEMPDWEIDFGEAFPLELAGISPDTPIPGILIFSPRAMPLAGWMSGLELGYLRLEQGKTPRVILETGPAESWILANLTTADTQSEAKDFEVAKQAANQVHFIGVQANPEADSFAGFWLLQERNFG, from the coding sequence ATGGGTAGCGTTTGGGAACTGGACTTTTATTCACGCCCAATTTTAGATGAGAACCAGAAGAAGGTCTGGGAGGTGCTCATTTGCGAAGGGCTGCAGACGGTAAACGCTGAAGCGAGAGAACCTTTTCGCTTCAGCAAGTTTTTGTCCAACAGCGAGGTCAACTCGATCAAGCTCAAAGAAGCCATTGAGGAGGCCTTGGCTCAGGCTCCAGCCCGGCCCAGCCGCATTCGCTTCTTCCGCTATCAAATGCAAAACATGATCAGCCGGGCCTGTGAAGATGCGGGGCTGTCTGCCAAGGCCAGTCGTCGCACCCTGACCCTGCAGCAGTGGCTAGACGATCGCAAGCAAAATTTTTACCCGCATCAGCCTGGCTACACAAATGCTCCAGCGCCCACCGTAGCAGCTCCCCCACCCAGCCCCCAGCCATTGCCAGATGCGCTAATGGGCCAGAAGTGGGCTTTTGTCACTCTAGAGGCGGCTGCCCTGCAGGAAATGCCCGACTGGGAAATTGATTTTGGCGAAGCCTTTCCCCTGGAGTTAGCAGGCATTAGCCCCGATACTCCAATTCCTGGCATTCTAATTTTCTCTCCTCGGGCAATGCCCCTAGCTGGCTGGATGTCTGGCTTGGAGCTGGGCTATCTGCGGCTAGAGCAAGGCAAAACCCCACGCGTAATTTTAGAAACAGGGCCGGCTGAGAGCTGGATTTTGGCAAACCTAACTACTGCCGACACCCAGAGCGAAGCCAAGGACTTTGAGGTGGCAAAGCAGGCAGCCAATCAAGTGCACTTCATTGGCGTGCAGGCTAACCCAGAAGCTGATTCATTTGCTGGGTTTTGGCTGCTGCAAGAGCGCAACTTTGGCTAA